GCGTGCTCCTATTTGCCTACGGTTTTCAGGCAGCTTTTCCGGTCGATGTTTGGGTGATGAAGGCTTTACAGCATCTTTACTTTCCCAAACGTCGTCCAAGCCGCAAGAGGCTGGAAAAGTTCACACAGACCTACTTTGGTCCCAACGCTGGATATGCCCAACAGTACCTTTTTCATTATATGCGGACCAAACAAGTCTCCAGGAGATCGGACCGACCGTGATTTTTGTTGCTTGAAGTATTCTCGCCAGACGCAATTCTGATTTCGACATGTCAACCAACTTTGAAGTGCTCTTTGCTCCGGCTGAGTTCGACGCACTATCCAGGCGCGATCTCAGCGCAACAACGTGTGTGGTGTTTGATGTCTTTCGGGCTACCAGTACGATCGTCACTGCCCTGGCGCACGGAGCAAACGCGCTGATTCCCGTTTCTGATATTCCTGAGGCGCTATCATGGCGACAGAAGCATCCTGAAGTTCTGCTCGCGGGCGAGCGTGACGGCTTGCGGATTCAGGCCAATCTCACCGGTGGAATTGACTTTGACCTCGGTAATTCGCCGCGTGAATTTACGCCGGAGAGAATTCGAGGTCACACCATCGTGATTTCGACCACCAATGGCTCTCGTGCCTTGCGAGCTTGTACGGGCGCGCAAACGGTTTTGGTGGGTTCACTCCTAAACCTGACTGCCACGTCCGACTATTTGCGCCGGCATCGCCCTAAAGAACTCCTGTTGGTGTGCAGCGGAACCGGCGACCAAGCCTCCTTCGAAGATATCCTGGGTGTCGGCGCGCTGGTGGAGGAGCTGTGGCCGGATTACGATGAAATGCTTATGGCCGACTCCGTCATCGTGGCGCACCAAATCTACCTGCAACACTCCAAGAATCTCCTAAACGCTTTGAAACACTCACGGAATGGGCGCAGGTTGCTTGCAATGCCCGATCTGCGAGAGGATGTCCCCTGGTGTCTGCAAAAAAATGTTTACGCTTTGGTGGCAGCACTTGAAGCCGACGGTAAAATCAAAGCTACTTTCAGATGATTGAAACTGTATCCTTGCAGTCAGTGACCCGTGCAAATCCGTGAACCCGGAATTGCAGCTTTTCTATGACAGCGATCATGAAGCTTTTAAGCTCAATGCCAGGAAAGTTCCAATTCAACCAGCGCATCAGTGGCATCTTGCGAACGGATTTCCAAGTCTTTAGTCTGCTGACATGAACCGCTGGCCAAAGTTAGTTCTGACCGTCTTGATCACCTTATTTGCAGCCTGCTTCATGCTCCGCCTGCGGGGCTATGACCCGCTTTGGCCTCTTCTCCCAGCCTGGAGTCAAAGCCTTCAGTCTGGAAATCTGAAGTCCGCTATTCATTCCGGCTTGACCCATGATCGTCCTTATATCATAGAGTCAGCAACAGTCCTCATCGACATGGAAGACCTGCCACAGGAAAAACCGGTGAGTAGAACCACGACTTTCCGATATGTTTACACTATTCGTGCGTTGCGCAAAGTAGCTGCGTCAGACAATTCTTTCACGGAAAGCCTGCACAACCATTTCGGAAAAAAGCTGGAATATTTTCAAGGCTCCAACCCCCAACAGCCCATCAGCCTCAAAAACAATGAGATCACTTTTAATGTGGAGCTCAATGCCGAAAAAGGAGATGTTTATACCATTATCACCGGGATGCGTATTACGGAGGATTTACCCTTGCAGGATCGTACGCTCCGTGGATTTCACTTCGCTCCAAACGCATACGCAGCCGTCTACCCGAACGATGAGGACTACATTGCCCAGGTGACCCTCTTGCTATCCTCAGCCACCACCCGGATAAAGGCCACTAATAATGCAGTCTGGCGCAAAATCAACGCTGATGCCATACCGATATTCAGCGCTCCGCAACCCACCCCCGGCGGACAGGGATCGTACGCCACCACTCTCTGCGCACGCTTTTCCAACCTCAAACCGGGTGAAATTGTCGGACTGAATTATTATTGGTAGGAGATTCTTAACAATCAAATTGCCTTTTCTAAAAGCTGCGGCTATTCTTGTCTTCCCTCTTTGTTGATTAAGGAGGGGTAGTAGAAAGACAGTGGACACATTTAAACATCGTATTGCAGTAATCCTTCGACACTTCGAGGACAATCCCGCGTTGGGCCTCTGTGTGCTTGCCATATTTATCGCCGTTGCTTTCGCCATTCTTGTAATTGTGGACGTTGTTCTTCACAGAAGAAAGCTTCTCAAAGAGAAGGAAATGTACACCGGGAAGCGAACGTATCCCATTCGTCGAGACAAAGTTGGTTAATGGCGCTTAATCTTTGCTGCCAGCCAAACTAAACTCGTCTCCACCGTTTCTCGTTCCGGTTCTCGACGGCGTTGATTTTCCCGGAATGCCTTACTGCCCTTGAATTTCTTTGGCAATCTGCTGGCACAACTCCGACAACGCCCCGCTTAGGGCGGCAACACCCGGTCCCGCGTCGGTTTTTGAGCCCGGGAAATTCTTTCGCAACTCAACCCGTCCTTTTCTGACACCGTTGCCATGCAAAATCATCCAATCCCCGGAAACGATGGCTTGGTTTTTGTCCGTCAGTTCAAATCGTGAGATGTTGATGCGCACTTCAAAGTTATTCTCGTCTGAACTCCGCGCAACCGAATTGCGTCCAACCAAAATTCCCAACTCCTCGGAAAGGTTTTCACGCATGGTCCGCTCAATTCCAGCGTGAATGGGTTCCGCCCAATTATAATACTGAAGGTAATCGATCTGGTTCTCGCCTTTGCGTACCGGGAATCCCAGGATTCTCCACATACGAAGCCAAATCAACGCGGCCGAGTTGCACTGATATGTTTCGACTGGACTTGAGTTCGCCTTTGCCGCGCTCGCTGGTGAGCACATAAAATTTGGTGGGATCAGCAGTCGGTTTCAAGCCCAGGCATCCCGTTCCAAATGCGCCTGTTAAAACCAACAATATTGCGAGACTATTTTTGTGGATGTTCATTGAGTTGGGCAGAGCCTTTTTTGCCGGTAAGAATGGCTTTGGGATTCCGTGCAAGATAATCTGACAAAATACGGACCGAGCGCGAGGCATCCGAAAATTCCTGCAGGGCACCATCTATCTGACCGATGAGCGGCGAATCGCTCCCCACCAAGCCGCGTATTTGTTCCAATGTTTGCCGCAGTTCGGTGAGGCTTTTGGTCGCCTCAGCGGTTGTAGTGTTAATGCCGGTCGTAAGAGGATCAAGCTGTTGGTCCAGTCTGGTAAGCACCTTTCGCGTCTCCTCAGAGGTTTTTCCAAGCGAGATGATGGCATCCTTAAGATCACTGGAATTGATCAGTTTGTCGGCGGAATTCAGGACTTTCACCACTCCTTCGCTCATCTGCTTCACTTGCAATTGTCCCACCAACTGGTTCAGTTGTGTGAGTGTCTCATCCAGTTTCGTCGATATTCCCACAATATCAATGCGACCAATCGATTTGATGAATTCGGACAAGCCTGTGGAAATGGAAGGGATTTCCTGATAGGGACCTTCCTTTTGCACAAACTGTGGCGGCCCTGCGTTCTTATAATAATCCAGGGCGATATAAAGTTTTCCAGTGATGAAACTTTCTGACTCCAGGCTGGCTCGCAATCCTTTGTTGATCTGGTCCTTTACATAATTTGGATTTTTGAAAATCTCTGAAGTGCCCCCGCTTGAGAGCACCTGCTTCTCATCAATTTCAATTACCACTGGAATTCGCGAGGCTTCCCCGGTGTCGTCCACTTTGATCTGTATCCTCTTGACCGTGCCGACCGGAACCCCTTTAAATTTTACCGGCGCACCCACCACCAAACCATTAACCGAATCCGAGAAGTATACCACCAATGGGACACGGTGTGAAAAGAATCTGCCGGATCCAAAGAGGACGATTGTCCCCACCAGCAGGACCAAACCACCTACCACGAATGCGCCGATTTTGGCTGGATTTGCTTTCATGCTCATAAGACGGCCTCCTTTTTTCCCAGGTTTTCTGCACCTCTGGATAAGAATTCTTTAACTTCCGGATCGGTCGTTTCCTCAAGCAATCGCCTGGGATTTCCCCTGGCGGTCACCGTCTTCGCCTGGGCACTCAAGTATATGGAGTTATCCCCGATTGCAAAAATGCTGGCCAATTCATGAGTCACCACAACAACCGTGGTCTGCAGGCTGTCGCGCAATTGAAGAATCAATTCGTCCAAACGTCGTGAACTGATCGGATCGAGACCCGCCGACGGTTCATCCAGAAATAAAATGTCTGCATCCAGGGCCATGGCACGGGCAAGACCGGCCCGCTTGGCCATTCCTCCCGATATCTGCGAAGGATAATACTCTTCAAAACCCTTCAACCCGACCAGTGCGAGCTTTAGCCGCACGATCTCCTTAATTTGCGCCGGTGCAAGCCGGGTGAATTGTTCCAAAGGCAAAGCAACGTTCTCCTCCAACGTCATTGAACTCCACAACGCGCCGCTTTGAAACAGGACCCCGAATTGTCGAACCATTTCATTGCGCTGCTCAGGAGGGGCTGCAGTGAAATTAACGCCATCAAAGTAAACCGCTCCTCGCGCAGGTTCCAGCAAGCCAGTCATCGCTTTCAGCAACGTGCTCTTCCCGCTGCCGCTCCCGCCCATGATGATGAAAATCTCTCCCCTTTTGATCTGGACGTTCACATCGCGCATCACGACATAGGCACCATAGCGGAGTTCCATATCTTTGGCTTCGATTTTTGGTTGTTCGCCCATGTTTAAATTCCGAATACGTTCAAAATCACTGCAAAAATTGCGTCGGCGATGACGATGACGGTGATTCCCGTAACGACTGCGGAAGTCGTGGCCAATCCAACGGCCGCGGCATCGTTCCCGCATTGGATGCCGCGCAGGCAGGATGTCATGGCCACCAGTACGCCGAATACAAAACTCTTCACGATGCCAATGAAGAAATGCGTCAACGTGACCGCTGCCACAGTTTCCTGCCAATATTCTGCGAACGAGAAATTAAGCATGGCCAGGGCAACAACGCCTCCCCCGACAATGGCCATAAGGTCCGCAAAGATGCAGAGAACTGGAAACATGAGCCAAAGGCACATTATCCTGGGCATGACTAAAAACTCAATTGGCGAGATCCCCAGGGTTTTGTAGGCGTCTATCTCCTGGTTCACCTTCATGGTACCCAGTTGAGCTGCAAAGGCGGCACCGGTCCGACCACACATAATTACCGCCATCATAATGACGCCCATTTCCCGCATTGTTGCAATTCCCACCAAATCAGCCACGTAGATGGCAGCTCCGAATTTACTTAACTGCACAGCGCCAACAAATGCCAGAATCGCTCCGACAAGGAAATTGATTAAGGCGACGATTGGAAGTGCATCCGGTCCACACTGCTGCATGATCAACCAAACTTCGGTCCACCGGTATCTTGCCTTCCTTTTGGCAAGGGCGAGAAATGCAATGGTGCAATCCCCAATGAATTTCAGGGTTTCTTCCCCGGAACGTCTCAACCCAAGCACCCCAAGTCCGATCTTCTCAAAAATGCCAGGCCTGGTCTGAAGAGATCTGGCGTCCTTCTTTTCCGGAACGGCGAGCGCGAGGACTATCAGGCGTTGCACGGATTGGGGAAGGCCGCTTTGATCGAATGCGATCTTCCGCTCCATTGCAAGTTCCCGGCACCGCATGACCAGGCCAATCAGTCCAGAGCTCCACGAGGTAACTTTCGAGACGTCGAACGAAAGCGCCCGGATCGATTCGTCCACATCGAGTTTATTGGACACACCTCCGACGTCAGGAAAGACCTCTCCTGATTTCCAATCACCGGATGCCACAACCTGCAGCTTTCCAGTTTCAGGAGAGCGAAATTCCAATTTAGGTTGTGAATCTTTAGAAACCGTCGATTCCGGCATGCCTGTTTCCTCTATTTCCCAACTTCCAGCGTCCCAACCACTTGCTCAAAAGTATTACTATCTAGGGAACGCGTCCAGAGGAATAGGGCCATTTCCCCGCCACGATTGCAAGCCCGCGAGCAAGCCTTATTCGGTCGCTCGCTCTCCAGCTTGTAACCTTTCTGCTACTTCTTGCGCCAATAATTCATAAGCGGCCGAGGCGGGATTATATTTGTCATAGTAAATGATCGGTTTTCCAAAGCTTGGAGCTTCTGCCAACTTTGTTGTGCGCGGAATCATGGTTTCAAAAACCTTGTCGCCAAAATGTTCCCGCACCTCGCTGACGACGGTCTGAGCCAGTTTTGTCCGTCCATCATACATGGTCATGACCACCCCGAGCAGTTCAAGCCGTGCATTTACGCCATTATCACGCAACTGGGTTAAAATCCGGTTTACCATGGAAATACCCTCCAAGGCAAAATATTCGCATTGCAATGGAACCAACAGACCATCCGCAGCAGCAAATGCATTCATGGTGAGAATGCCCAGCGAAGGGGGGCAATCCAAAAGTATTATGTCAAAGCGACCCGAATCAATAACCGGTTTTAGAGCCTGACTCACTCGCAGCAAGTAATTCTCCGTCCGAGCAAGTTCAATGTCCACTGCGCACAGATCCACCTCGCCGGGAATGATATCCAATCCTTTATAGGCGGTTTTTTGCACCTTTTCCAACAAAGTGCCTTCGCCCAGTAACGGTTTGTAAGCACTGCCGCCCTCCGTCTTTTCAACGCCTACACCGCTGGTGGCATTGGCCTGGGGGTCCAGATCGAACAGTAGAACCTTTTTTCCCATTGCCGCTATACAGGCAGCTAAATTGACCGCAGTAGTGGTTTTACCCACCCCGCCTTTTTGATTGGCAACCGCTATGACTTTCGTTGGCACGGTGAAGATGTAATGTTAACCGATGGCTTATTCAAGGTTTTCGCACATTTTTCACCGCGCGTAGGCCTCAAAAAAACGCATTAACTGCGTCTATTTTCATTTTACAGTGCTGTGTAAGTCTGGAAGGTTTCCCTATTTCTGAATTCTAAAATAATTTTAACAAAATTAGATAAACACTTTTGCTGGATTTTCTTCATTTCCCGTCGCAAAGTACTGGTATGAAATTGATTCTGACGACGCACAATCTGACCCTGACTCAAGCCATTGAAAATCATATTTTAAGCCGGATAGATAAACTCGAGCATTTCGACCGCTTCGCCATCAACGCCCGGGTTACTTTGGACCACGATTCCACGAAAGCTGTAAACCGTCAGTTCAAATGTTCCATGCGTCTAGCTGTCCCAGGACCTGATTTGTTTGCGGAGGATTCTGAAGGCGATATGTACGCCGCCATTGATTTGGTTACCAAAAAAATTGAACAGCAAATTCGTAAGCGTCAAAGCAAACATAAAGCGCGCAAGCATACGGTCGCCTCACGCACCAAACGCAGTCGCCAGGAAGCAGAAATTTAAGTTGCAGTCCATAATTCATTTGGGAAAAGGGGAAGTTGGATGCCTTACCCGCATCACTTCCCTGGCCTTGGATAACTTGACCTTTTCCCTTTCGGTAATCTCTTGAGAACTATTTTGCACAACAACTCCCACTCTGCTTGCTGCTGTAATTTGCGCGGAGCACATTGACTTTTTCCAGATGCTCGTACGTGCCCGCACCATCCTTCCTGTCTCCAGACCTCCGATTGAGGACGGCGCTATTTCCATTTCCGGCCATCGAATCCGCTTCGTGGGCCCATGGAAGGATGTTTCTCGCACAAGCCAGCGTCGAGCCATTGATTTGGGTGACGTCATCCTTTTACCTGGGTTAATCAATGCGCACTGTCACCTGGATTACACTCACATGGCTGGGCAGTTTCCACCTCCGAAGGTGTTTACGGATTGGATCAAACTAATCACTGCGGGCAAGGGAACATGGTCCTATTCAGAATTTGCTCTCTCCTGGATCGAGGGGGCAAAGATGCTTCTCCGCACCGGCACCACCACTGTGGGCGACATTGAGGCCATTCCTGAGCTCCTCCCGGACGTTTGGGCTTCAACTCCAATGCGCATCTTCTCCTTCCTGGAAATGACAGGCGTAAAAAGTCGTCGTCCTCCGGAGGAAATTGTGCAAACGGCGATGGAGAAGCTTCGTTCCCTGCCCATCTATCGTTGCCGGGTTGGCTTGTCGCCCCATTCTCCTTACTCTACTGCTCCAAAATTGCTAAATCTTGCCACCCAAGTGACCAGACAGAAACACCTCCGGGTCGTGACTCACGTATCCGAATCCGACCAGGAGTACGACATGTTCATGCACCGCCGCGGGCAGCTTTTTGATTGGCTCGCGCGCAATGAACGCGATATGTCTGACTGCGGCCTCGGCTCACCCATCCAACACATGGAACGCGCCGGTGCCCTATGCGAGAATCTCCTGGCAGTCCATGTAAATTATACTGCTCCCGGCGACGCCCTGCTTCTCGGAAAACGCAAAGTAAGTGTTGTGCATTGCCCCCGTAGTCATGCTTATTTCAAACACCAAGCCTTTCCCTTGCATGAACTGACCGCAGCCAGGGTGAACCTTTGCCTCGGCACTGACAGCTTGGCCAGTGTTTACCAAGGTCGCAAGAAAACCGTCGAACTGAACATGTTCGAAGAAATGCGCGAGTTGGCCGCCACATCCCCCAACCTGTCCCCTGAAACCATTCTCAAAATGGCCACCATCAACGGAGCAAGGGCTTTGGGCATGAAAGGCGAAGCAGGTCAACTCGTCGCTGGAGCCTTTGCCGATCTCATTGCCATTCCGTACTCGGGGAGGACCTCAGCTGTTTATGATGCGGTTCTGGAACATCCTGGGGACGTGACCAGCAGTATGATCAACGGACGTTGGGCTATTCAGCCACTCGGCTTGCAAGACACACCTACTCCAGGGAGTCATAAATAGCGTGAAAGATTTCAACGATGAATTGCGGTGCCGCCTGGACCAAATTCGCGATCAAGGATTATATCGCGAACTTCGACAGGTGGATTCACCTCAATCGCCTCGGATTGAACTGAACGGCAAACCGTTCCTGAACTTTTCGTCTAACGATTACCTCGGACTCGCAAACCATCCAGATTTAAAGGCAGCCGCGATCAAAGCGATTGAAAAGTTTGGAGCCGGTTCCGGAGCTTCACGCCTTATCTGTGGCTCGTTGACGCCCCATTTCGAACTGGAAGCAGCCCTTGCCGCTTTCAAGGGTACGGAATCTGCGCTTTCCTTCTCTTCCGGTTATGCTGCGGCTGTGGGCACTATTTGCGCTCTGCTCGGGAAGGATGACGTAATTATTTTGGATAAGCTGGTTCATGCTTGCATCGTGGACGCCGCACGCCTCTGCGGCGCCAAGCTCCGCGTGTTTGCCCACAATGATCTGAACGAACTGGAAGAAATCCTCCGCTGGGCAAATGAACGCATTTCTGTAGTTTCTGGAACTCAGCGCCCACGAACACTAGTTGTTACCGAGAGCGTTTTCTCCATGGATGGTGATCTCGCTCCACTTCGGGAAATTGTCGAGCTGAAAGAAAGATATGGCGCGTGGCTCATGGTGGATGAAGCTCATGCCACCGGTTTGTTTGGTCCGAACCGACGCGGCCTCGCCGAGGAAGCAATGGTCTCAGATCGTATTGAAATTCAGATGGGCACGTTGGGAAAAGCTCTTGGGGCCAGCGGCGGTTACATTTGCGGCTCAAAAGTGCTTATCGATTACCTGGTCAATCGCGCCCGCAGCTTTATTTTTTCAACCGCGCCAGTTCCTGCGGCCTCCGCTGCTGCGACAGCCGGCATTCAGTTGGTGCAGTCTTCAGAAGGTGCTGAACGAAGCGCCAGGTTGCGACAACTTCTTGGTCGTTTGATGGAGGGGCTCAATAAGGCAGGTTGGAATTTTGAGGCTCTCTCCAGCAGCATTGTTCCGCTGATCTTTGGTGAAGAAGTCAAGGCTGTCTCCCTGGCAACCAAACTTCGCGAACAAGGGCTTTTTGTTCCTGCAATTCGATATCCTACTGTTGCTCGTGGTTCAGCCAGGCTCCGCGTCACCCTCACCGCCGGTCATACGACAGAAGATATTGCACAGCTCCTCAAGGCGTTGGCGTTTTCCATCTAAATCATGCACAAACTGGCCCAACTCGATCATGATTACGTTTGGCATCCCTTCACGCAAATGCGCGATTGGCTGAAACAGGAGCCGATCGTGATCACTTCTGGCCACGGTGTTGTTCTCAAGGACGCGCGAGGAAAGGAATATCTCGACGCCAACTCGTCCATTTGGACAAATCTACATGGCCATAATCATCCAAAGATCAATGCCGCCATTAAAAAGCAACTAGGAAAAATCTCTCATTCCTCCGCTTTGGGTTTCGCCAATGAACCAGCTTCCCTGCTCGCTCAACGTCTTATAACCGTCGCCAATGCGTTACCCTCCGCCAATGCTCCTCGCGGGAGCTCAAAGTCTTCCTTATTAAATCCCAAACTGAGCAAAATCTTCTATTCAGATGATGGTTCCACTGCCATGGAAGTGGCTCTTAAGCTTGCCTACGAATATGCTCGTCGTTCCGGTCGCAGCAAGAAGCCAAAGTTCCTCTCTCTGGAAGGCGCCTATCATGGGGACACTGTCGGTGCGGTCAGCGTGGGGCATATCGATCTATTTCATAAGGCGTATTCAGGCCTCCTCTTTCAAACGGATAAGGTGATGGCTCCCTATTGTTACCGCTGTCCATTTAATCGCGCCAAACCGGAGCGCGCCGATGCGCGGGATTATCGTAAGTGCAACTTCGAGTGCACCGGCATCGTCGAAGAGCAATTTGCTGCGCAAAAGAAAACGGGGAATCCCTACGCCGCCATGGTTGTTGAACCGCTGATGCAAGGCGCTGCTGGAATGATTCCCCAACCCACGGGCTGGCTCCGCCGTGTTGCTGAGATTGTTCGTGGCCACGGTGCTCAACTTGTTGCCGATGAAGTCATGACTGGTTTCGGACGCACCGGTTCGCTCTTCGCCAGCCACCAGGAAAGTGTTCAACCTGATTTCCTCGCGGTCGCCAAAGGAATGACCGCCGGTTATCTACCGATGGCAGCCACGCTCACCACCCAGGCGGTATTTGATGCCTTCCTGGGCGATTATTCAGAGTTTAAAACGTTTTTTCACGGCCACAGTTTTACGGGCAATCAACTCGGTGCTGCTGCCGCTTTAGCCAGCTTGGATGTCTTGGAAAGCAAGCAAAGCCTTTTGGCAAGGCAGAGACTTGAAGAGACCTTGCGCGTGGAATTGCAAAAACTTTGGTCGCTTCCACAAGTGGGTGATATTCGCCAGGTCGGTTTGGTGGCTGGCATTGAGTTGGTAAAAGATTGGACCACCCGGGAACAATTTCATCTTCGCGAACGTGCCGGCATTCGAGTCTGCGAAGCCATGGCTAAACGAGGTGTGCTCACACGTCCAATCGGGAGCGTGGTCGTCCTGATGCCTCCCTATTGCAGCACATTGTCTCAAGCGCGGACCATGGTGCGTGCGCTCGGGGAATCCATTCAGGAAACTTTTTCAACACAGAAGAGATAGCGCTTCGGTCATCGCCCGCTCAGTGCATCTGCTGGTCCTGTATGTATTCCTGCTTCAGCCCAAGTTTTTCGGGAGCGTGCAAAACCAGCATTTTCATGCGGATATCTTTCGGGACATCTTTGCTGGTCAGCTTTGAAATAATAATCATCAATCCAATCGCCAAAGGAACAGCCCATATAGCTGGTTGCTCGCACAGGATTCTAATCAATGGATTGGCCTGCCAGTAGTGCTCCAACGGCAGCAACTTCAGATCGCTAAAGCTGGTCAGTGAAATGCCGCCCAAGGCCAGCAGTCCGCCACCCAACATTCCACAGGCTGCGCCTTTCATCGTCATCCCACGCCACCAGGTGCTTAGAAAGAGCAACGGAAAATAGCTGGCTGCGGCAATTGCAAACGCCTGTCCCACCATGAAATTAATGTCGAATTTCTCGACCTGCGTTCCCAGCAGGATGGCTATGATGCCAATAATCACGGCACATACTTTGAAAGCCTTGAGTCTTTGCTCCGCTGTGGATTGTGGCTTGAGAATGCGCCCATAAACATCATGCGCCAAAGCGCCAGTCATCGAGACCAGCAGTCCGCTGAAAGTGCTCATGAATGCCGCAAAGGCTCCGGCACAGGTAATCCCACTCAGAATGGAACCTAGACCTGGATATTTCTGGTTCAATAAACTGGGCAACTCCAAAACGACTTTGTCCGTCCCCTTTGCCCCCACGGCAGAGTAAAGCTCAGGCAATAAATTCCTTCCCAGAACTCCGAACACCGGCGGAAACACATAAAACACCCCGATCAAAATCATCACCCACATGGTGGTGCGTTTTGCGGCGACTCCATCAGGATTTGTATAAAATCTCACGAGGATGTGCGGCAGACCTGCGGTCCCACAGACCAAGGCGATAATCAGTGAGTAAGTGTAGAGTAGTGAATAGGGCCT
The sequence above is drawn from the Pedosphaera parvula Ellin514 genome and encodes:
- a CDS encoding 2-phosphosulfolactate phosphatase, whose protein sequence is MSTNFEVLFAPAEFDALSRRDLSATTCVVFDVFRATSTIVTALAHGANALIPVSDIPEALSWRQKHPEVLLAGERDGLRIQANLTGGIDFDLGNSPREFTPERIRGHTIVISTTNGSRALRACTGAQTVLVGSLLNLTATSDYLRRHRPKELLLVCSGTGDQASFEDILGVGALVEELWPDYDEMLMADSVIVAHQIYLQHSKNLLNALKHSRNGRRLLAMPDLREDVPWCLQKNVYALVAALEADGKIKATFR
- a CDS encoding PqiC family protein, whose product is MCSPASAAKANSSPVETYQCNSAALIWLRMWRILGFPVRKGENQIDYLQYYNWAEPIHAGIERTMRENLSEELGILVGRNSVARSSDENNFEVRINISRFELTDKNQAIVSGDWMILHGNGVRKGRVELRKNFPGSKTDAGPGVAALSGALSELCQQIAKEIQGQ
- a CDS encoding MlaD family protein; the encoded protein is MSMKANPAKIGAFVVGGLVLLVGTIVLFGSGRFFSHRVPLVVYFSDSVNGLVVGAPVKFKGVPVGTVKRIQIKVDDTGEASRIPVVIEIDEKQVLSSGGTSEIFKNPNYVKDQINKGLRASLESESFITGKLYIALDYYKNAGPPQFVQKEGPYQEIPSISTGLSEFIKSIGRIDIVGISTKLDETLTQLNQLVGQLQVKQMSEGVVKVLNSADKLINSSDLKDAIISLGKTSEETRKVLTRLDQQLDPLTTGINTTTAEATKSLTELRQTLEQIRGLVGSDSPLIGQIDGALQEFSDASRSVRILSDYLARNPKAILTGKKGSAQLNEHPQK
- a CDS encoding ABC transporter ATP-binding protein, translated to MGEQPKIEAKDMELRYGAYVVMRDVNVQIKRGEIFIIMGGSGSGKSTLLKAMTGLLEPARGAVYFDGVNFTAAPPEQRNEMVRQFGVLFQSGALWSSMTLEENVALPLEQFTRLAPAQIKEIVRLKLALVGLKGFEEYYPSQISGGMAKRAGLARAMALDADILFLDEPSAGLDPISSRRLDELILQLRDSLQTTVVVVTHELASIFAIGDNSIYLSAQAKTVTARGNPRRLLEETTDPEVKEFLSRGAENLGKKEAVL
- a CDS encoding MlaE family ABC transporter permease; translated protein: MEFRSPETGKLQVVASGDWKSGEVFPDVGGVSNKLDVDESIRALSFDVSKVTSWSSGLIGLVMRCRELAMERKIAFDQSGLPQSVQRLIVLALAVPEKKDARSLQTRPGIFEKIGLGVLGLRRSGEETLKFIGDCTIAFLALAKRKARYRWTEVWLIMQQCGPDALPIVALINFLVGAILAFVGAVQLSKFGAAIYVADLVGIATMREMGVIMMAVIMCGRTGAAFAAQLGTMKVNQEIDAYKTLGISPIEFLVMPRIMCLWLMFPVLCIFADLMAIVGGGVVALAMLNFSFAEYWQETVAAVTLTHFFIGIVKSFVFGVLVAMTSCLRGIQCGNDAAAVGLATTSAVVTGITVIVIADAIFAVILNVFGI
- a CDS encoding ParA family protein, which produces MPTKVIAVANQKGGVGKTTTAVNLAACIAAMGKKVLLFDLDPQANATSGVGVEKTEGGSAYKPLLGEGTLLEKVQKTAYKGLDIIPGEVDLCAVDIELARTENYLLRVSQALKPVIDSGRFDIILLDCPPSLGILTMNAFAAADGLLVPLQCEYFALEGISMVNRILTQLRDNGVNARLELLGVVMTMYDGRTKLAQTVVSEVREHFGDKVFETMIPRTTKLAEAPSFGKPIIYYDKYNPASAAYELLAQEVAERLQAGERATE
- the hpf gene encoding ribosome hibernation-promoting factor, HPF/YfiA family, translated to MLDFLHFPSQSTGMKLILTTHNLTLTQAIENHILSRIDKLEHFDRFAINARVTLDHDSTKAVNRQFKCSMRLAVPGPDLFAEDSEGDMYAAIDLVTKKIEQQIRKRQSKHKARKHTVASRTKRSRQEAEI
- a CDS encoding amidohydrolase family protein; the protein is MLVRARTILPVSRPPIEDGAISISGHRIRFVGPWKDVSRTSQRRAIDLGDVILLPGLINAHCHLDYTHMAGQFPPPKVFTDWIKLITAGKGTWSYSEFALSWIEGAKMLLRTGTTTVGDIEAIPELLPDVWASTPMRIFSFLEMTGVKSRRPPEEIVQTAMEKLRSLPIYRCRVGLSPHSPYSTAPKLLNLATQVTRQKHLRVVTHVSESDQEYDMFMHRRGQLFDWLARNERDMSDCGLGSPIQHMERAGALCENLLAVHVNYTAPGDALLLGKRKVSVVHCPRSHAYFKHQAFPLHELTAARVNLCLGTDSLASVYQGRKKTVELNMFEEMRELAATSPNLSPETILKMATINGARALGMKGEAGQLVAGAFADLIAIPYSGRTSAVYDAVLEHPGDVTSSMINGRWAIQPLGLQDTPTPGSHK
- the bioF gene encoding 8-amino-7-oxononanoate synthase, whose protein sequence is MKDFNDELRCRLDQIRDQGLYRELRQVDSPQSPRIELNGKPFLNFSSNDYLGLANHPDLKAAAIKAIEKFGAGSGASRLICGSLTPHFELEAALAAFKGTESALSFSSGYAAAVGTICALLGKDDVIILDKLVHACIVDAARLCGAKLRVFAHNDLNELEEILRWANERISVVSGTQRPRTLVVTESVFSMDGDLAPLREIVELKERYGAWLMVDEAHATGLFGPNRRGLAEEAMVSDRIEIQMGTLGKALGASGGYICGSKVLIDYLVNRARSFIFSTAPVPAASAAATAGIQLVQSSEGAERSARLRQLLGRLMEGLNKAGWNFEALSSSIVPLIFGEEVKAVSLATKLREQGLFVPAIRYPTVARGSARLRVTLTAGHTTEDIAQLLKALAFSI